Below is a genomic region from Streptomyces ferrugineus.
GGCGTTCACGGACGCGACGGTGCGGGCGGGCGAGATCGGCCCCGGTGATCCGTTCTACTCGGCGATGCACGGGGACGCGCCCGGCTGGGCACCCGCCGACGAGGAGGCCGCCGCGTGACCGGGCCGCGCATCGTCCACGCATGCGGCGACCGCGTCACCGTGACCGACCCGGTCACCGGCGTCGACCTGCTCGCCTACGTCTACCGGCCGGAGGCCGCCTGGGAGGCCCCGAAGCCGTACCTCCACCCGCTGCGCACGCTCGCCGGCGACATCGTCACCGACTACCGGCCCAACGACCACCGCTGGCACAAGGGCCTGTCGCTGACCGCCTCGCATCTGTCGGGGGCGAACCTGTGGGGCGGCAACTCCTACGTCCACGGGCAGGGGTACCTCGAACTCCCCGAGCGCGTCGGGTCGATGGCGCACGTCTCCTTCGACGAGGTCTCCTCGGACGAGGGCCGGGTCGTCATCGCCGAGCGGCTGACCTGGCATCCCCACGACGGCGAGCTGTGGGCCGACGAGCTGCGCCGCATCGAGGTGCACGACGTCGAGCCGGAGTCCGGCTCATGGGCCCTGACCTGGACGAGCGCCGTGACGAACCGGCGCGAGAAGCCGCTGCGGTTCGGCAGCCCCACCACCGCCGGGCGTGACATGGCCGGATACACGGGCCTGTTCTGGCGCGGCCCGCGCGCCTTCCAGGGCGGCCGGATCGTCGCCCCGGACGCCGAGGGCCCCGGCCTGATGGGCGAACAGGCGCCCTGGCTCGCCTACTCCGGCGAACACGACGGCACCGACGGCCACGCCACCCTCGTCTTCGCGCACGCCCCCGAGAACGACCACGCCGGCGACCGCGGCGCCCACCCCGCCCACTGG
It encodes:
- a CDS encoding DUF6807 domain-containing protein, which encodes MTGPRIVHACGDRVTVTDPVTGVDLLAYVYRPEAAWEAPKPYLHPLRTLAGDIVTDYRPNDHRWHKGLSLTASHLSGANLWGGNSYVHGQGYLELPERVGSMAHVSFDEVSSDEGRVVIAERLTWHPHDGELWADELRRIEVHDVEPESGSWALTWTSAVTNRREKPLRFGSPTTAGRDMAGYTGLFWRGPRAFQGGRIVAPDAEGPGLMGEQAPWLAYSGEHDGTDGHATLVFAHAPENDHAGDRGAHPAHWFVRNEPFAGVAPSWAFHDELELAPGDTLTRRYRVVVADGAWEREEIAKYLRTHPWC